The Paenibacillus sp. FSL H7-0357 nucleotide sequence AACCAGCTTCTCCAGCTTCTCACGCCGCTGCTCCTCTTCCCCGCGCTTCAGGGCAGCTTCAACCACCTGCAGCAGTTCACCCTTGTCCAGCGGCTTGAGCAGATAATTGACTGCCCCCAGCTGCAGTGCCTGCTGCACATATTCAAATTCAGCATAGCCGGAAATGACGATCACCACCGGCTTACGCGTCTGCCCCTCCAGCGAGCGGATCAGATCCAGACCGCTGACCTCCGGCATCCGGACATCGGTTATCAGCAGATGGACCCGCCCGCGTAGCAGCCGTTCACGGGCTTCAATCCCATTATCTGCGGTTTCCACGGTGTATCTCCCTGCTGCCCATACTTCCAGTGTCTGCTTAATGCCCTGCCGGGTCCGCGGCTCATCGTCCACGACCAGAATCATTTTGTTGCCCAGGCTCATAGGTATATCCCCCATTGTTCGGTATTTCAAAGGTAATGGCCGTCCCTTGGGACGGTTTGCTGTCGATCATCATTCCTTGAAGATCCGCGCTTTCCCGGCCATAGTAGAGCTTAAGCCGCCGCTGAACATTTACAAGGCCCACACCGTTTCCCTTGGAAGAGATAGAAGGTCCGCCCTCCAGCGAATTGTAGAGCGCCTGCAACGTGTCCGCATCCATTCCCGGACCATTATCACTTACAGTTATTGTCGTCCAGCCCTGCCGGAGTGACGGCTGGACAACAACGCTGACCAATCCGCTGCCGACACGGCTCTCGACTCCGTGCAGAATCGCATTTTCGGCAATCGGCTGGATCAGCAGCTTCGGCACCGGAACAGCCGCAGCCTGCGGAGCCAGCTCGACATTCCAGGTCAGACGTTCGCCCATCCGCATCTCCATAATCTGCAAATACCGCCGGACCTGCTCCACCTCTTCTCCAAGTGTTACCCATTCATCCATGTTCGGATTGCCGATGATATAACGGAACAGCCGCGACATCACTACGACCAGACCGGCCAGCTCCTCTTCCCCTTTCTCCTCCAGCGACCAATTGAACGCCTCCAAGGTGTTGAATAGAAAATGGGGATTGATTTGCGCCTGCAGCGCTTTGAGCTCCGTGCGGCTTTGCAGCACTTCTTTTTCATAAACTACCCGGATTAAGTCGTTCATATTGGTGATCATACCATTGTATGTGTTGTTCAGCTCCCGAAGCTCCATCGTAGATACAGACTGCAAATTGGGGGTCAGTACCCCTAGCCGCGATTTGCGCATCGCCCGGATCAGATGCATGATCGGCCGCGTAATCATGGTAGACAGCACAAACGACATGATCAAAAATAACATCGTTCCAAGCGCCCCTGAAACCAGCAGCACCGTCCGCAGCACAGAGATCCCCTTCGTCACATAGCTGACAGGCGTAAGCACCAGCAGTGTCCAGTTGGTCTTGTCCGAGCGCAGCTTGACCTGCACATATTCTTTGTCCTGGAAGCTGACGGTCTGGTCCTTGCTGTGGAGCAGCGGCAGCAGATTAGCCACCGGCGCTTCGCTGCTGCCCAGCAGCTGGCCGTCATCACTGACAAGCAGAATCGACTCGCCGCTGTCGCTGCCCGAAAGCGGATCATTCAGCTGAAAGTAGCTCCGCTGGATCCGCGCCATGAGATAGCCGCCCCGTGAGAACCAGCGGTCCATCAGGCTAACCTGGCGGATCGCCAGCAGACTCTGGTCATCATTCGGATCGACGCCAATCCAGACCAGTCTGCCCTTTTGCACATTGGCTTCGCTAATATAGCTGCCGTTAATCCTTGTACTCAGGCTGCCGTCTTTAATCGGGAACAACAGCCGGTAATCAGCAGTATACAGCTCAAGGGAGCCTACACTCGGCATGTAAGCCTGATAGCTGGATACAATCTTTAGCAGCGACTGCCGCTGGTTAAAGGATACTTTCTGGCCGTTCAGCTCTTCAAGCAGCAGCTGCTGGACCGTCGGATGATTGGCCACCTGCTCTGTGAGACTGTCTATCTGGCCGATCAGTGCGTCCAGTCTTCCGTTGGCCTGAACCGCAGTCTGCTGGATATGCCGCTCGGAATTATTTTTCAGCAGCGAAGAGACCCGGTCATACACAAATGCTCCCGAAACGACAATAATGATCAGCATCACAAGCAGAAATCCGATAAAGATTTGATTGCGCAGCGTATTCAGCTCTTTGAATCTTCCGTACACTTTGGCCCCTCCTTCACTGATAGCGCTTCCAGCTCTATTCTCCAGAAGTGCTGCCGCTTGGTCAAGACCTATTGTCATTGGGGGCACTCCAGGACAACAAAAAACCCCTAAGCCAGTCCCCGATTCAAGGGAGCTTAAGGGTATCGACGTTAGAAGAAAACCAGTCAAATCAACCGGAAAGAGAAAACTACGTAATTGTAATTCCCTTCTTTATTTCCTTCATCTCATGATTCGTGTTGACAAGCATAGGCAGGATCTTCATGCTTCGGGTCATTGGTGAATTGCATTGCCAGCAGGTAGGCACATATTGAAAGGCGAAATTATCGCGCATCCAACCGGTGCAGCCTTCTTTGGTGCAGGACCAAATGGCTGTGTCTTCCTGCGGAAGATCCTCCAGCGCTTTTTTACGAAAATACATAAGTACCCCTCCTTAGTTCGTATCCATACGATTCATTACCTTTTCAGGAACGTTAGGACAGGTATGCGTAATAAAAAAAGCTGCCCTCAACTTGTGTTAAGGACAGCTTTGATTTAAGAAATTACAGTTTTACAACGTTTTCGGCTTGTGGTCCACGAGCGCCTTGAGTTACGTTGAACTCTACGCGTTGGCCTTCATCCAAAGATTTGAAACCTTCACCAGTGATTGCGGAGAAGTGTACGAATACGTCGCTTCCACCTTCAACCTCGATAAAACCGAAACCTTTGTCTGCGTTAAACCATTTCACTGTACCTGTTTGCATAATATTACCTCCAATATTTTATTTAACACATGTCCTTTTATTCCTACGTATTGTACGAACAAATAAAAATTCACACATTGGAAAAGGATTCATACGCACAAATGATAACCTTTTACAATATGTGAATTAAGGGTTAAATTTATGATTGACTTCATTGTAGCACATTAATTTACCGAAAGCAAAGAAAACAGCAAACTATTTTTGGAGCAGCTGCCCATGATTCGACGGAGTGAACCATGAGCCGCTCCCAGCCGCAAGGTTTCTAATCAATATACCCTGCAAGCCCCTTGTCCATCAGATAGTCCATTTCTGCATCGAGAATATTCTCGACTGTCAGTTCGTCCAGCTTCACATCACGCTGGGCAGTAACATAATCAACCAGGTCATCGTTGTCTATATCAACTTCGCCTTTGCTGTTGGCTTTGGCATTGTTGATAAAGTTCTGCTCATGCTGCAGCACCAGCTTGATCAGCTTCGGATCAACCTTCGTTTGGGCGGACAGCACCTCCAACAATTCCTGCTCATTTACTTTATCGCTCATAATCGTTAGTCAGCTCCTCAGGCATTTATGCTCCATTATTGTAGCACAAGTCAACCTGCCGGCGCTTCGTTTCGGCTACAGGCTCCATCCAGGGATTTTGTGCAAATCTCCATCCCAGATCTGCACAGTGCTCTTCACCGGAACATCCCGGGGAGAAGATGCCGTCTGAATATAACAGGAGTCAATCCCTACTTCTGCAGCCCCGGCGATATCCGTACGCGGATCATTGCCAATCATAATCGCCGAGCTTAAGTCCGCACCGTAGGTGTCCGTCAAATAGCGGTAAAACAACGGGTCCGGCTTACTCACCCCCGCCTCCGAGGAGATAGCCACCCCATCAAACAAATGCAGGATGCCAAGCATAGTCAGTTCAGCCTCGACGAAGGTTTTCTGTCCGTTGGACAGCAGGAACACTTTTTTGCCGCCGGCTCTTAAGCTCTGGAGAATTTCTGCCACTCCGTCGTACAGGGAGATATGAATCATGGATAACGTCCGTACCCATCTCACCGTTTCATGCAGCCAATCCTCGTTCGGACTTCCGCCCAAATCCCGTGCCACCACCCGGAAGACTTCCTCCATAACGAAATCGGGAAACTCACAGCTCTGTGCAGCAGCGGCAAGCTGGATGTCCCGCTCCGCCAGGAACCTTTCCTGCAGCTCTGTTCCCGTGATGTTCATACCGTGGTAGCTAAAGTGGAGCGCCAGCCGTTCCCATACCTCGGGGCGTTCTTCATCGGTTTCAATATCAATCAGCGTACCGTACAGATCAAAAATATAGGTTTGATACATAAAAATGCCCCCTTATTTCGTTTGTGTCCGGCCCACCGCAGTTAGAATGCCGGATAGAATTCATATTTTCAGTTTACTATAACTATATAAATTGAACCAAGAATTCTTCTATTCTTCTATTCTTCTATTTGGGATTGGCCGTGACTACAGAGAATATTTGGACTTCCGGCCGCTGTTAGGTTTAGATTTCCTGATTTTAACCGCGAATAGCGGTAGAAATCCAAACCTAAAGGCGGACGCTATCGCTCCTCCAGTTCCAAAATTCCCCTCCGCCACTTTTCCCTAAATGTAATTCTCAGAATTCAATCTATATAGAGTACTTATAGATTCAATTCATAATAATTGCAACAAAATCAAAATGATCAACGTTAAGAAGATGACGCACACCTGACACTCTACTCAACTAAAGGAGACTACACACATGAACAAGTCACTGAAAACAAGCGTTGCCCTCTTAACATTGTCATTGGCTCTTACTGCAGGAGTCGTATCGGCCGCACCAGCCACAACCTCCATCAAAAACAACAAAACGCCACAGGCATCCGCCAGCACGGCGGCTAAAACTTTCACTATTGAAATCAACGGCTCGACCCTTTCTGATACCGGATTTCAGTCTTCCAGTACCAAAGAACCCTTGATTCCCCTTCGCACCGTCGCTGCGGCGCTTGGGTTTACCGTCACATGGAATACAGATACCAAAGCTGTTGATCTGAATAAGGGCAACATCTTTACAACCGTGAAGAACGGTGAAGACCGCTATGCCATCAATAAAATGTATACAACACTCGGAACAGCACCGCAGATGAAAGGGAACCAGCTGTATGTTCCGGCTTCCTTTGTAAGCCAGGTGCTGCACCAAACCATCTCCGTGGAGGGAAAACAAATCGTGATTACTCCAGCCGTAGAACATCAGAATGAGAGTGGCGTCATTACTGCCCTTCGCAATGACGGTAAGTTCCAGTCTGTACAAATCAAAGGTACGGGCACCGCAGGTATTGTGCTGAATGTGGGCAAGGATACCGTTATCCAAATGGCTGACGGCACAAAGCTTGCATTTACCGATCTTCAGCTCGGCATGACCGTGGAAGCAGAGCATGCCATGTTCGCCACCCTGAGTCTGCCGCCGCAAACCCCTGCTTACAAAATCACTGTACAGGACTCGAAAAAGCAAGGCACTACGCTGGCGACGCAAGGCACTGTGGAAGAAGTGATCAAAGCTGAAGACGGCTCGCTCAGCATCCGGATTAAAGGCACTGCCCTTAGCGAGCAATCGCCAAGCGAGGTTGTGCTTCGTCTGGCTGAAGATACCGCACTTGTTAATGAAAGCGGCGAGGCTGTAGAGGCAAGCACACTGGTTCAAGGTGCCAAGGTTATCGGATTCTATAGCCCCTTAATGACCAAAAGCCTGCCGCCGATCGGCACAGCCCTGAAGGTCGTTGTAGAGACAGTCCAGGAATAATTGGGCAGAGCGACACAAAGATGATTTATACAGAAGACCACGTTGACTGCCTTTGCAGAAAGTGTGGTCTTCTGTATATTCCTTAAGAGATCTTATCCCTTAATTGCCTCTCTGATTACAGGCTTGCGGCCCAGCGTCACTCTATTCTTGCCGGCAGCCTTCGATAGATACAACGCCTCGTCAGCCTCACGGTATAAATCCTCAAAGGTAATATCACTGTGCTCTGTAAACGCAATCCCGATGCTTACGGTGAGCTGGATGCTGTGTCCGCCGTCCAGTTGAACAATATGCTCGCTCATTATGGCGCGGAAGTTCTCAGCTTCCGTCAGCGCTGCCCTCTCACTGCCGGTAAAAAAGCATACGGCAAACTCCTCACCGCCCACTCTGCCGGCAATGCCGTTATCCTTGTACACCGCAAGTATTTTACCGGAGAGATCGACCAGAGCCTGATCACCCGCTATGTGCCCGTATGTATCATTGATCAATTTGAAATCATCTATGTCGAACAGCAGCAGGGCCATCCCTGCCCCCTCGCGAATCGTGTACTTCTGCACCAGCCGCATGAAATGCTTGCGGTTGTACAGCCCGGTCAGATCATCAACCGTTGCCTGATAGAGCAGCTCCCGCTCGTACCGTTTCTTCTCACTGAGATCGCTGACCACAATAAGCATGCCGGAAGGCCCCGTCTCTCTGCGCCCTGAAGCAATTAGCGACACCCCGTAACAGACGTCCATGGTGCCGGGGGCCTCGACTTCGAACTGCCCTTCAACCCGTTGTCTGTAATAACTGGCGATGTCACCGTAATGCTCCAGCAAATGATGGATGCTCCGGCCTTCCCAGCTTCTTGTCTGCTCTCCAATCAAAGCCGATAACATGGTCTCCGCGACTTTATTGACGTCGATAATGCTGTCATAACGGTCCGTCAGCACGATGCCGTCCTTCATATTCTCAAAGATCTTATTCTTGGCCAGCGGATATAGGGAAAGCCGAGGATCGCGGAACAAGGACAGGTACGCCGCCAGTACCGGAGGCAGATATGTAAATGCCGTAAAGCCTGTAACCGAAATTTTGAGGAGCGGGAGGAAGAAAACAGAAATTACCGGAATTATAAGTCCGGCCAGCAAGAGCAGATTTCTCTTGAAAAAATACTTGGGTGCATTCAGCAGAGATAGGGCCAGCAGATAGACGGCATATATACCAAAGAGCTGGTCGTAGGCTATGAGGATCATACTCAGAACCGTCGGCTCAACCATTATTCCGCTTATCCCCGCTACAGTGGTTATGCCAACTTCACTGCGCATCAGGTGATGAGCGGAGTCCGTGAAAATCAGCACAACATCCAGCACAACCGGAGCGCAAAAGAAGGCAAGCCGCCGGTCTAGCCCTTCCGAAGAACGGGACACATACTCTTTAATCGCCGCGTAAGTAAATATCGTGCTCAAAAACAGCGGAGCCTGCTGAACATTTTTCCAAAACAGCTTGGCCTGAAAAGAAAGGGAGAGGATTTCTCCGGCCGTAGCCGCGAAGATTGCGCTGACAAGCAACATTAAAATCCATAAATAGCGTCTTCCAGGTGTGTTGCGGTGCTTGTATGAACTGACGCCCATGTAGAGACTTAGAACACTGCCCATTAGTAAATAATACGGATAACCCTGCATCCATGGCATGTCATATTTCTCCTAATTTTGAGATAGCTTTGCCTTATTATATCCTACTATTTCGCACAAATGAATCACTCCTTGAAAAAATTACTTTCTTTTCGGGATTGTGGAAACTGAATGTCCAATCGGCAAATGCGCCGGTTACTGCAGAGGGCAGGCCAAACATACAGGAAGACCCTACGGGCAGCCCGTAGAGTCTTCAAAAGGTGAGAAGCGAATTTTTAATTATGCCAGTTTCCAATTGCTAGGGTGCTGTTCCAGAAAACAATCGACGCAATCTCGATTTGGTCTTCCCTTTCAGATAGTACATGGGTTAATCAACTACCTTTCGGAATACACATTCGCATGCCGTTCCATCCGTTAATTGATACCTTCCACTTCCCACCTGCTTATTATTACCCGCTCCCAGCGGCGGCCAAACAATAAACGACAAAAAAAAGAGATCCCGGTCCGCCATCTGCATGACTTCCGTAATCTCCCTGTTTGTCTGAAAAATGTTATTTCTTCTGTGCCAGACGCTGTTTGAACTTGTCCACGCGGCCGCCAGTTTCTGCATCTCTTTGTTTACCTGTATAGAACGGGTGCGATGCGGAACTTGCGTCCACACGAATCACCGGATACGTGTTGCCATCTTCCCATTCCATTGTTTCACCGGATGACTTAGTAGAAGCGCTCAGGAATTTAAAGCCTACGCTGGCATCCAGAAAGATAACCTGGTTGTATTTCGGGTGTATGCCTTCTCTCATTGCAATAACCTCCTTCCCGGGTAAATAATGCTCTATGGTAACATGAAGCCATCTCTAGGTCTATTTAAGCAAAGATACTTAGACGAAGGGAAATGCGTAATTTCTACGATCAAATTACGCCACTCCATCATACGCGATCCCGCTCCCGGAGTCAACCTTTGTCCCGTTTTTATTCCTATTCTCTTCCGGTAAATGGCATTCTATTCCTTCCGTTTCTACGGATTCTACAGCGACTTTACCATGCCGCCGTCAACCAGAAGACATTGTCCGGTAATGTAAGTATTCGCGAAGGACCCCAGGAATACGGCGGCCTTTGCGAACTCCTCCGGAGTGCCTGTTCTCCCAAGCGGAATCTGGCTAAGGGCCTCCTGCTGAACTTGCTCCAGCGGGACAGCCCGGGCTTCGGCGCGTTTGCCGTCAAGCTGCATGATCCGGTCAGTTCCGATGCGCCCAGGTGCAACTGAGTTAATCAGAATCCCCTCCGGGGCAAGCTCGGTCGCCAGACTTTTGGTCAGTGCGTTCACACCAGCCCTGAACACATTGGACAAAATCAGCCCCTGGATCGGTTGTTTAATTGAAACGGAACTTATGCCAACGATACGTCCGCCACCCGCTGCGCGCAAATATGGCAGTGCTTCCCGGATCAGGCGCACCGTACTCATCAGCGTAAGCTCAAAGCCGCTGTTCCAGTCGGCATCCGCCATATCAGCAAACCCTCCACCAGGCGGCCCCCCGGCGTTGGTGACAAGCACATCAAGGCCCCCGGCCTCCTCAGCCGCAGCCTGAACCGCCCGCCGGATATCCTCCGGGCTCGTCACATCCATTTCCAGTATAGCAACCTGCTGACCGGTCGCCTCCTCAATTTTGTCCCGGGCCGCAAGAAGCTGCTGGCGGTTTCGGCTGGAAATGGTCACCTTTGCTCCCTCACGCGCAAATTCCAGAGCAGTTGCCAGTCCCAGTCCCTTGCTCGCCGCCGCCACAAATACCGATTTTCCGTTCAGACCCAAATCCATTCTTCTTCCTCCTTACAATATAGATTGAATTTAAGATTTCCCCATTTGGGCGAGGACGTAACTACGGTGAATATTTGGACTATTATTAGCTTGTCCTGGATTTCCATATTAAACGTCATATTCGAGCTGCTTCTTGGCCTGAACAATGAAATCAAACGGATTCTCGATGGTTTCGGCCTCATATTCCACAGCACCAATCTTCAATCCCAGATTTACCTTGTATTTGGTGGAGAACTCCGTATCGTTTAATTCCTGAAGCTTAAATTTGATCCGTTCAATGACAATCTTAGCGCCTTCCCGGTCGGTAAACAACAGCAGCCCCCAGGTAGCATCGTCCTTATCCAGTAAATACAGCGCATCATTGGTACGGATGCTGGACTGGCTGAGCTGGGATACATCATAGATGGCCTCGGACAATTGGTCATCCGGAATCAGCCGGCGGATCTCGCTCCAATATTTCACCTTGATCACAAGCAGCGTAAGCGGGATCTTGTAACGGGTGGAGATGCCTGTAAAGAGGCTGGCATCCTTCTGGAAAGACACGCTGTTCCGCAAATCGGTATTCTCGTCAACCGTGGCCAAATTGGCGGATTTCTTCATCAGCCGCTCGTTCTCTGCCTGCAGCTCGCGGCTGCTTGTAGTGAACACCCATAACACTACGGTAAGCAGCGGTGTCATGATCAGCCAGAAATAGGTGTCTACACCGATCGTTTCCCCCTGCGATACCGTCTGGTAGACGATAAAGAAACCATAGCCGAAGATAAAGGCGAGATTCAGCGTGAGCCCGGCGGTTACCGTGGTGAAATAGGTGACCAGCGCCAGCAGAAACGCAAGATTCAGAATGATGATATTCTGGATATAGTGATCCGGCGAACCGGAGATAAATACAATACATATGAATATCAGTACCAGAAAGGCCAGAAAGCCCAGGTCGGATACCAGTCCGCTGCGGTTACGTCTCACGCTGATCACCACGTTTCTTGAAATGTTTGCGAAGCAGCAGAAGCAGCGCCACAAGCACCAATGTGACCACAAGCACGACTGCCACCACAAAGCCCAGCACATCGCTGCGGGCTGTAATTTGCTTTAACACCGAATCCTTGGCCGCACCGGTAATCGTCTTGAAGCGGTAAGCGCCGACGTTGCCGTCCTTATCAAGGAGGACCCCGTCGCCATACACCTTCCACTTATCCTTCTCGGTAGAAATCAGCTTGGAGGCCAGGTAATAATCCTCTGAGTTAACCCCGGTTACTGCCAGCAGCCCGCGCCCATTCTCATATGGGGAGTCGACAAGCTGCAAGGTTCCGATTTCTGCACCATACTTCTCTTCAATACTCATCTTCTCATTCGAGAGGAGCGTTGAACCGTCCGTGTTGTAGCGGAAATAGAGCTTGTCGTTATTGTCCCGGATAACCTTATTATTCTTGTAGGATCCTATGGCAATGATATTGTTATTCTTCAGATTATCGGCACTTACATCATCCCTATAGTAGTGGATATCTCCTGTATTGCCGCCGGCATACCGCCCAAGCAGATTGAAGACATTGCCCAGACTTTGATAGGAGTAATCATCCATCTCAGCAGGCAGCACAACGGCAACATGGTTATAAATTTCATCGCGCAGGAATGGATATGGATAGTTATTGAACAGCAGTTCCGTGCGGTCCTTTGTATTTAAATGCATCGCTGATTCCTTGCCGATATAGGCCCAAGGCATTTGCTCCGTATTCGGCGTACAGACGGCACTTGCCATTTCCAGATCAAAAGCGACCGTGACAGAGAAGTTTCCGGAAATATTCAGGCTTTGCGGCACCGATACATTCAGCGTATCGCCGTTAGCCAGCTCCTTCGTCAGCTTCTTGCTGCCAATTGGCGTATTATTAATGCTCACTGTAACCAGGGACCGCTCAAAATCAAGATTCTGGGCATAGCGGAAATCCAGACTGATTTTACCGGAATCGGCAATGGA carries:
- a CDS encoding response regulator transcription factor: MSLGNKMILVVDDEPRTRQGIKQTLEVWAAGRYTVETADNGIEARERLLRGRVHLLITDVRMPEVSGLDLIRSLEGQTRKPVVIVISGYAEFEYVQQALQLGAVNYLLKPLDKGELLQVVEAALKRGEEEQRREKLEKLVDHKLLEMDPERSGMGEPVKEALVYVEQHLQEQLSMAEVAGLIHLNASYFSVLFKEQTGVPFSEYVSRLRVQRAKEMLLQTRMSIGEIGERVGYRTDKYFIKVFKSLEGMSPSRYRQQMGDKQTEIQ
- a CDS encoding sensor histidine kinase, which codes for MLIIIVVSGAFVYDRVSSLLKNNSERHIQQTAVQANGRLDALIGQIDSLTEQVANHPTVQQLLLEELNGQKVSFNQRQSLLKIVSSYQAYMPSVGSLELYTADYRLLFPIKDGSLSTRINGSYISEANVQKGRLVWIGVDPNDDQSLLAIRQVSLMDRWFSRGGYLMARIQRSYFQLNDPLSGSDSGESILLVSDDGQLLGSSEAPVANLLPLLHSKDQTVSFQDKEYVQVKLRSDKTNWTLLVLTPVSYVTKGISVLRTVLLVSGALGTMLFLIMSFVLSTMITRPIMHLIRAMRKSRLGVLTPNLQSVSTMELRELNNTYNGMITNMNDLIRVVYEKEVLQSRTELKALQAQINPHFLFNTLEAFNWSLEEKGEEELAGLVVVMSRLFRYIIGNPNMDEWVTLGEEVEQVRRYLQIMEMRMGERLTWNVELAPQAAAVPVPKLLIQPIAENAILHGVESRVGSGLVSVVVQPSLRQGWTTITVSDNGPGMDADTLQALYNSLEGGPSISSKGNGVGLVNVQRRLKLYYGRESADLQGMMIDSKPSQGTAITFEIPNNGGYTYEPGQQNDSGRGR
- a CDS encoding cold-shock protein; this encodes MYFRKKALEDLPQEDTAIWSCTKEGCTGWMRDNFAFQYVPTCWQCNSPMTRSMKILPMLVNTNHEMKEIKKGITIT
- a CDS encoding cold-shock protein, whose translation is MQTGTVKWFNADKGFGFIEVEGGSDVFVHFSAITGEGFKSLDEGQRVEFNVTQGARGPQAENVVKL
- a CDS encoding HAD family hydrolase — protein: MYQTYIFDLYGTLIDIETDEERPEVWERLALHFSYHGMNITGTELQERFLAERDIQLAAAAQSCEFPDFVMEEVFRVVARDLGGSPNEDWLHETVRWVRTLSMIHISLYDGVAEILQSLRAGGKKVFLLSNGQKTFVEAELTMLGILHLFDGVAISSEAGVSKPDPLFYRYLTDTYGADLSSAIMIGNDPRTDIAGAAEVGIDSCYIQTASSPRDVPVKSTVQIWDGDLHKIPGWSL
- a CDS encoding copper amine oxidase N-terminal domain-containing protein; the protein is MNKSLKTSVALLTLSLALTAGVVSAAPATTSIKNNKTPQASASTAAKTFTIEINGSTLSDTGFQSSSTKEPLIPLRTVAAALGFTVTWNTDTKAVDLNKGNIFTTVKNGEDRYAINKMYTTLGTAPQMKGNQLYVPASFVSQVLHQTISVEGKQIVITPAVEHQNESGVITALRNDGKFQSVQIKGTGTAGIVLNVGKDTVIQMADGTKLAFTDLQLGMTVEAEHAMFATLSLPPQTPAYKITVQDSKKQGTTLATQGTVEEVIKAEDGSLSIRIKGTALSEQSPSEVVLRLAEDTALVNESGEAVEASTLVQGAKVIGFYSPLMTKSLPPIGTALKVVVETVQE
- a CDS encoding sensor domain-containing diguanylate cyclase, whose translation is MPWMQGYPYYLLMGSVLSLYMGVSSYKHRNTPGRRYLWILMLLVSAIFAATAGEILSLSFQAKLFWKNVQQAPLFLSTIFTYAAIKEYVSRSSEGLDRRLAFFCAPVVLDVVLIFTDSAHHLMRSEVGITTVAGISGIMVEPTVLSMILIAYDQLFGIYAVYLLALSLLNAPKYFFKRNLLLLAGLIIPVISVFFLPLLKISVTGFTAFTYLPPVLAAYLSLFRDPRLSLYPLAKNKIFENMKDGIVLTDRYDSIIDVNKVAETMLSALIGEQTRSWEGRSIHHLLEHYGDIASYYRQRVEGQFEVEAPGTMDVCYGVSLIASGRRETGPSGMLIVVSDLSEKKRYERELLYQATVDDLTGLYNRKHFMRLVQKYTIREGAGMALLLFDIDDFKLINDTYGHIAGDQALVDLSGKILAVYKDNGIAGRVGGEEFAVCFFTGSERAALTEAENFRAIMSEHIVQLDGGHSIQLTVSIGIAFTEHSDITFEDLYREADEALYLSKAAGKNRVTLGRKPVIREAIKG
- a CDS encoding type B 50S ribosomal protein L31, whose protein sequence is MREGIHPKYNQVIFLDASVGFKFLSASTKSSGETMEWEDGNTYPVIRVDASSASHPFYTGKQRDAETGGRVDKFKQRLAQKK
- a CDS encoding SDR family oxidoreductase, which produces MDLGLNGKSVFVAAASKGLGLATALEFAREGAKVTISSRNRQQLLAARDKIEEATGQQVAILEMDVTSPEDIRRAVQAAAEEAGGLDVLVTNAGGPPGGGFADMADADWNSGFELTLMSTVRLIREALPYLRAAGGGRIVGISSVSIKQPIQGLILSNVFRAGVNALTKSLATELAPEGILINSVAPGRIGTDRIMQLDGKRAEARAVPLEQVQQEALSQIPLGRTGTPEEFAKAAVFLGSFANTYITGQCLLVDGGMVKSL
- a CDS encoding diguanylate cyclase domain-containing protein, encoding MRRNRSGLVSDLGFLAFLVLIFICIVFISGSPDHYIQNIIILNLAFLLALVTYFTTVTAGLTLNLAFIFGYGFFIVYQTVSQGETIGVDTYFWLIMTPLLTVVLWVFTTSSRELQAENERLMKKSANLATVDENTDLRNSVSFQKDASLFTGISTRYKIPLTLLVIKVKYWSEIRRLIPDDQLSEAIYDVSQLSQSSIRTNDALYLLDKDDATWGLLLFTDREGAKIVIERIKFKLQELNDTEFSTKYKVNLGLKIGAVEYEAETIENPFDFIVQAKKQLEYDV